A single genomic interval of Candidatus Omnitrophota bacterium harbors:
- a CDS encoding DUF309 domain-containing protein, with the protein MPPGKPALPSAPSENFSRYSQKSFPSYRYIQGLALHPTEHPQGHSFGRREPPPSVLAPKSWDQNEAYLFGVDLYNYAYWWESHEAWEGLWRLQPLDHPTSQFLQGLIKVSAAFLKWFLHQRRGMELTYQGAVAHLQAVRTRTRYYMGVDLDDHLKRLEKHFAPALKGEDAPWPDPLDGYPFIVLGD; encoded by the coding sequence ATGCCGCCGGGTAAGCCAGCGCTTCCGTCTGCCCCCTCAGAAAATTTTTCCCGTTATTCGCAGAAATCGTTTCCCTCGTACCGTTATATCCAGGGTCTTGCCCTGCACCCGACCGAGCATCCGCAGGGACATTCTTTCGGCAGGCGGGAACCGCCGCCTTCCGTCCTGGCCCCCAAGTCCTGGGACCAGAATGAAGCATACCTGTTTGGCGTCGATCTTTATAACTATGCCTATTGGTGGGAATCGCACGAGGCCTGGGAGGGGTTGTGGCGGCTCCAGCCGCTGGATCATCCTACGAGCCAGTTTTTGCAGGGACTGATCAAGGTTTCGGCCGCGTTTCTCAAATGGTTCCTGCACCAGCGTCGCGGGATGGAGCTGACGTACCAGGGGGCGGTGGCGCATTTGCAGGCGGTCCGGACCAGGACGAGGTATTATATGGGCGTTGACCTGGATGATCACTTGAAGCGGCTGGAGAAGCATTTCGCGCCTGCCCTGAAAGGCGAAGATGCCCCGTGGCCTGATCCGCTGGACGGGTATCCGTTCATAGTCCTTGGAGACTGA
- a CDS encoding glucose-6-phosphate isomerase: MSLTLDREFLKGFVGQNDIDALASKIKKAHDDLHNKTGKGNDFLGWVDLPGKIPDALIKELEALGNEVRKDSDALISIGIGGSYLGIRATVEYLGGGKLPVYYAGHNMSADYLHNLLETLKDQRITVVVISKSGTTTEPALAFRIVKQFMQKKYKGDELKKRIICVTDAKKGALRQIAEKTGHRTYVIPDDVGGRFSILTPVGLVPLAVAGVDIKSFVEGARKGEQEYGKMDLNANTAYQYAAIRHALYHKGKVIEVLASFYDNMYYVTEWWKQLFGESEGKQGQGIFPASMIFSTDLHSMGQLMQDGMRNIFETFLTVDQPRHTVIIPKEEDDLDKFNCMAGKDLDFVNKQAFRATAMAHYEGGIPNLSLKICKADEFHLGQLYYLFEKAVGISGYLSGVNPFDQPGVEAYKKKMFGLLGMK; the protein is encoded by the coding sequence ATGAGCCTCACCCTGGATCGCGAATTTCTTAAAGGTTTTGTCGGGCAAAATGACATCGACGCCCTGGCTTCGAAGATCAAGAAAGCCCACGACGATCTTCACAATAAAACCGGCAAGGGCAATGATTTCCTCGGCTGGGTGGATTTGCCTGGCAAGATCCCGGACGCGTTGATCAAAGAGCTGGAGGCCTTGGGAAATGAGGTCCGGAAGGATTCCGACGCGCTCATCTCGATCGGCATCGGTGGCTCGTATCTGGGTATCCGGGCCACGGTCGAATATCTGGGCGGCGGCAAACTGCCGGTTTATTATGCCGGGCACAATATGAGCGCGGATTATCTGCACAATCTGCTGGAAACGCTCAAGGACCAGCGGATCACGGTTGTCGTGATTTCCAAATCCGGCACCACCACTGAGCCGGCGCTGGCGTTCCGCATCGTGAAGCAGTTCATGCAGAAAAAATACAAGGGCGATGAATTGAAGAAACGGATCATCTGCGTCACAGACGCGAAAAAAGGCGCCCTGCGCCAGATCGCGGAGAAGACGGGGCACCGGACCTATGTGATCCCGGATGACGTGGGCGGCCGGTTCTCGATCCTCACCCCGGTCGGCCTGGTGCCGCTGGCGGTCGCGGGCGTGGACATTAAAAGTTTTGTTGAAGGCGCGCGCAAGGGCGAGCAGGAGTACGGCAAGATGGACCTGAACGCCAACACCGCGTATCAATACGCGGCGATCCGCCACGCGCTTTATCACAAGGGTAAGGTGATCGAGGTTTTGGCGTCGTTTTACGACAACATGTATTATGTCACCGAATGGTGGAAACAGCTTTTCGGCGAAAGCGAAGGCAAGCAGGGCCAGGGGATATTCCCGGCTTCGATGATTTTCTCAACCGACCTACATTCCATGGGCCAGCTCATGCAGGACGGGATGCGCAATATTTTTGAGACCTTTTTGACCGTTGACCAGCCCCGGCATACCGTCATCATCCCGAAAGAGGAAGATGACCTGGACAAGTTCAACTGTATGGCGGGCAAGGATTTGGATTTTGTGAACAAGCAGGCCTTCCGCGCCACGGCCATGGCCCATTATGAAGGGGGAATCCCGAATCTGTCCCTGAAGATCTGCAAGGCCGATGAATTCCACCTGGGCCAGCTTTATTACCTCTTTGAGAAGGCTGTCGGTATTTCCGGTTACCTGTCCGGGGTCAACCCCTTTGACCAGCCGGGGGTCGAGGCTTACAAAAAGAAGATGTTCGGGTTGCTGGGGATGAAGTAG
- the mnmA gene encoding tRNA 2-thiouridine(34) synthase MnmA, translating to MISQNTHKKKVFVAMSGGVDSSVVAGMMKEAGHDVVGVTMCFSISHPNSKKPSCCGVDGIADAKRAAQILEIPHYVLDFAKDINDHIIQTFTDEYLNGRTPNPCVECNQHLKFGSLYAKVMSLGAEYLATGHYAKIHHNPAAGRYEMKKANDERKDQSYFLYSVRKETLPKILFPLGDLTKHEVRELARRYKLNTAEKPESQDICFVPDSGYKEFIRSRVGESAFVPGLFKNEKGEVVGEHKGIVNYTIGQRDKLGIALGHPVYVYKIEKETNTVYVGPLSKLYSKGLLASRFNPVSMDVPGETIRANVCIRHNAPEVPADVTCLEDGRVRIDFLEPQKSVTPGQSVVLYEGDVVLGGAVIDEPVACEEKEFCAIS from the coding sequence ATGATTTCGCAAAATACTCACAAGAAGAAGGTCTTCGTCGCCATGAGCGGCGGGGTGGATTCGTCTGTCGTGGCAGGGATGATGAAGGAAGCCGGGCATGACGTTGTCGGCGTGACCATGTGCTTCAGCATCTCGCATCCCAACAGCAAAAAGCCGTCCTGCTGCGGTGTGGACGGGATCGCGGACGCCAAGCGCGCGGCGCAGATCCTGGAGATCCCGCACTACGTCCTCGATTTCGCCAAGGACATCAACGACCACATCATCCAGACCTTCACCGACGAGTATTTGAACGGCCGCACGCCCAACCCGTGCGTCGAGTGCAACCAGCATTTGAAGTTCGGCTCTCTTTACGCGAAGGTCATGAGCCTGGGCGCGGAGTATCTGGCCACCGGGCATTACGCCAAGATCCATCATAACCCGGCGGCCGGGCGATATGAGATGAAGAAGGCCAATGACGAGCGCAAGGACCAGTCGTATTTTCTTTACAGCGTGCGCAAGGAGACCCTGCCGAAGATTTTGTTCCCGTTGGGTGACCTGACCAAACACGAAGTGCGTGAACTGGCCCGCCGCTACAAACTCAATACCGCGGAAAAGCCGGAGAGCCAGGACATCTGTTTTGTCCCGGACAGCGGATACAAGGAATTTATCCGCAGCCGCGTGGGCGAGTCCGCGTTTGTTCCTGGCCTGTTCAAGAACGAGAAGGGCGAGGTGGTCGGGGAGCACAAGGGGATCGTGAATTACACCATCGGCCAGCGCGACAAGCTCGGGATCGCTTTGGGGCATCCGGTGTATGTTTACAAGATCGAGAAAGAGACCAACACGGTTTACGTCGGGCCGTTGTCCAAGCTGTATTCCAAGGGGCTTCTGGCGAGCCGGTTCAACCCGGTGAGCATGGATGTCCCGGGCGAGACGATCCGGGCCAACGTCTGCATCCGCCACAATGCTCCGGAAGTCCCGGCGGACGTCACGTGCCTGGAGGACGGGCGTGTGCGGATCGATTTCCTCGAGCCGCAGAAATCCGTGACGCCGGGCCAGTCGGTGGTGCTGTACGAAGGCGACGTCGTCCTGGGCGGCGCGGTGATCGATGAACCGGTTGCGTGCGAAGAGAAAGAATTTTGCGCCATATCGTGA
- the bioA gene encoding adenosylmethionine--8-amino-7-oxononanoate transaminase — MAEWDKKYIWHPFTQMKDWLNDEPLVIDEGQGCYLKDTRGRRYLDGVSSLWVNVHGHRKAEIDRTVKAQIDKLAHSTLLGLANTPSVELARKLVGIAPKGLEKVFYSDNGSTAVEVAIKMAYQYWQNTGRRKKTRIAHLANSYHGDTLGSVSVGGIDLFHHVYKKLIFKTVKVGFPDGYRETDFDGALDRMEALFGKSRGTIAALVVEPIVQGAAGMIVWPEGVLKRVARLCRKYDILLIADEVATGFGRTGKMFACGHEGVSPDFLCLAKGITGGYLPLAATLTTKRVFDGFVFDYKDQKTFFHGHTYTGNPLACAAALANLRVFEKERVLSRLQPKIKHLSRRLKMFYNLPHVGHVRQKGMMAGIELAADRETRRPYSWEDRIGVKVCRLARERGVILRPLGNVIVLMPPLAVSESELDELLDVTYGAIETVTAGSG, encoded by the coding sequence CTGGCGGAATGGGACAAGAAATATATCTGGCATCCGTTCACCCAGATGAAAGATTGGCTGAACGACGAGCCGCTGGTGATTGACGAGGGGCAAGGGTGTTATCTGAAGGACACACGCGGCCGCAGGTATCTGGACGGGGTTTCGAGCCTGTGGGTCAACGTGCACGGGCACCGCAAGGCCGAGATCGACCGGACCGTTAAAGCGCAGATCGATAAGCTCGCGCATTCCACCTTGCTGGGGCTTGCCAATACGCCGTCCGTTGAGCTGGCCAGGAAACTGGTCGGCATCGCGCCCAAGGGTCTGGAGAAGGTCTTTTATTCGGACAACGGCTCGACAGCTGTCGAGGTCGCTATCAAGATGGCGTACCAGTACTGGCAGAACACCGGACGCCGCAAAAAGACGCGGATCGCGCACCTGGCAAACTCGTATCACGGCGATACTCTGGGCAGCGTGAGCGTGGGCGGGATCGATCTTTTTCACCATGTTTACAAGAAACTGATCTTTAAGACCGTGAAGGTCGGATTTCCGGACGGCTACCGCGAAACGGATTTTGATGGAGCTCTCGACCGGATGGAAGCATTATTCGGGAAGTCGCGCGGCACGATCGCGGCTTTGGTGGTTGAACCGATCGTCCAGGGTGCGGCCGGTATGATCGTCTGGCCGGAGGGCGTGCTTAAACGCGTGGCGCGGCTTTGCCGGAAATACGATATTCTTCTGATCGCGGATGAGGTGGCCACCGGATTCGGCCGTACAGGCAAGATGTTCGCCTGCGGGCATGAAGGCGTATCCCCGGATTTTCTGTGTCTGGCCAAGGGCATCACCGGCGGATATCTCCCCCTGGCCGCGACGTTGACCACGAAGAGGGTCTTTGACGGCTTTGTCTTTGATTACAAAGACCAGAAAACTTTTTTTCACGGCCACACCTACACCGGCAACCCGCTGGCCTGCGCCGCGGCTCTGGCGAATCTGCGGGTTTTTGAAAAAGAGAGGGTTTTGTCCCGTCTCCAGCCTAAAATAAAACACTTGAGCCGACGGCTGAAGATGTTTTATAATCTACCCCATGTCGGGCACGTTCGCCAGAAGGGGATGATGGCCGGCATCGAGCTGGCCGCGGACCGCGAAACCCGAAGGCCCTATTCCTGGGAAGACCGGATCGGGGTCAAGGTCTGCCGCCTGGCGCGCGAGCGGGGCGTGATTTTGAGGCCTCTGGGCAACGTGATCGTTCTCATGCCGCCGCTGGCGGTCAGCGAGAGTGAACTGGACGAATTGCTGGATGTCACGTATGGGGCGATTGAAACAGTGACAGCGGGCAGCGGATAG
- a CDS encoding methyltransferase domain-containing protein produces the protein MILNLLDRKIRRAFSGAAMQYEVLAGLQKEIGRELIRKIVDRQECSSILDVGMGTGWMTDRLRFWFPDAAVTGLDVADGMVRQARDKYGDLAIVQADAQALPFCENSFDVVVSNLSYQWANDLTQAFAGAWSCLKPGGTLFATLFGRQTFCELFEALEAAAGDGARPSPVIRRLAGRAEIEAALRAAGFQDIELKDEIIKTHFDNMMALLKWIKDIGANVRERDIFVGRDLLYRAAHYYQDRFKDRWGVFATFEVVWITARK, from the coding sequence ATGATCCTTAATCTTCTCGACCGTAAAATCCGTCGGGCCTTTTCAGGCGCGGCCATGCAGTATGAAGTCCTGGCCGGGCTGCAGAAGGAGATCGGCCGCGAGCTCATCCGCAAGATTGTGGACCGCCAGGAGTGCTCGTCCATTCTTGACGTCGGCATGGGCACGGGCTGGATGACGGATCGCCTGCGGTTCTGGTTCCCGGACGCGGCCGTGACAGGGCTTGACGTGGCGGACGGGATGGTCCGGCAGGCGCGGGACAAATACGGCGATCTGGCGATCGTCCAGGCCGACGCCCAGGCCTTGCCGTTTTGCGAGAACAGCTTTGACGTGGTTGTTTCGAACCTTTCGTACCAATGGGCGAACGACCTGACGCAGGCGTTTGCCGGCGCGTGGTCCTGCTTGAAACCCGGCGGCACGCTGTTCGCGACATTGTTCGGACGGCAGACGTTTTGCGAATTGTTCGAGGCGCTGGAGGCAGCGGCCGGAGACGGCGCGAGACCGTCGCCGGTCATCCGCCGGCTCGCGGGTCGGGCCGAAATCGAGGCCGCCCTGCGCGCCGCCGGATTCCAGGATATCGAATTGAAGGACGAGATCATCAAAACGCATTTCGACAACATGATGGCCCTGCTCAAATGGATCAAGGACATCGGCGCCAACGTCCGCGAACGGGACATCTTCGTCGGGCGGGACCTGTTGTACCGCGCGGCGCATTATTATCAAGATCGTTTCAAGGACCGCTGGGGCGTGTTCGCGACTTTCGAGGTGGTATGGATCACGGCGAGAAAATGA
- a CDS encoding alpha/beta fold hydrolase: protein MPYLKTKRGMNWHYEVEGQGDPILFIHGWGVDSRIWRQQVKHFSARFCAVAVDLPGHGKTEWRKISLAEIAGDIREVLWDLGLEKVGVVGSSLGGLVALKLFAIAPQAVRFLVFVGSQPRFSRSEDYPYGLEVSRIRKLAAQLNSDYPSMVNIFFRSLFTHYERGSRRYKWIQTFRQNIDFPHKEALLQMLDVLENEDLREHMPRGGLPVQFINGTDDYICPKELFTYFSRTIPGATLDLFPRCGHFPFLTKPYEFNETIERFLSSFLPRQEK, encoded by the coding sequence ATGCCTTATTTGAAGACCAAGCGGGGAATGAACTGGCATTATGAAGTCGAGGGGCAGGGGGACCCGATCCTGTTTATCCACGGCTGGGGCGTGGATTCCCGGATTTGGCGCCAGCAGGTCAAACATTTTTCGGCGCGGTTCTGCGCCGTTGCCGTGGATCTGCCGGGACACGGCAAGACGGAGTGGCGTAAAATTTCGCTGGCCGAGATCGCCGGAGACATCCGCGAGGTCCTCTGGGACCTGGGCCTTGAGAAGGTCGGCGTCGTGGGCAGTTCTCTCGGAGGGCTTGTGGCGCTGAAACTTTTTGCCATCGCCCCGCAGGCGGTGCGTTTTCTGGTGTTTGTCGGCTCCCAGCCCCGTTTCAGCCGCAGCGAAGATTACCCGTACGGGCTGGAAGTGTCGCGCATCCGCAAGCTCGCCGCCCAGCTTAATTCTGATTATCCGAGCATGGTCAATATTTTTTTCCGTTCGCTGTTCACGCATTACGAGCGGGGCAGCCGCCGGTACAAGTGGATCCAGACGTTCCGGCAAAATATCGATTTTCCCCACAAGGAAGCCCTGCTGCAGATGCTGGACGTCCTGGAAAATGAAGACCTGCGCGAGCACATGCCGCGCGGCGGGCTGCCGGTCCAGTTCATCAACGGAACGGATGATTATATCTGCCCGAAGGAATTGTTCACGTATTTCTCGAGGACAATCCCGGGAGCGACGTTGGACCTGTTCCCCCGTTGCGGGCACTTCCCGTTTTTGACCAAACCGTATGAGTTCAACGAGACCATCGAGCGTTTTCTGTCGTCGTTCCTTCCCCGGCAGGAAAAATGA
- the bioF gene encoding 8-amino-7-oxononanoate synthase: MSKEVFFGNDIAALEQQQLRRRMRDVEGPQGRAIVLNGREVLNFCSNNYLGLADDPRLIRAAAECMEKEGFGSGASRLVCGNMASHRRLEEKIAAFKGAPAALVFSSGYMANVGIISSLMGRDDVVFSDRLNHASIIDGILLSQAKLKRYPHSDMDALEGMLREPSSAKRKLIVTDSVFSMDGDIAPLDRIAALAERYGCMMMVDEAHAFGVLGKNGKGAVEHFGLEGRVDIQMGTFSKAAGSFGAYGCGSETLIEYLVNHARSFIYTTGMPPAVAAASQAAIEIMEHEPDRRETLWDNARYLGGRLKELGFDIGRTRTPIIPIIVRDSGLAVEFSRRLLEAGIFVSAIRPPTVPANTARLRVTVMATHTREDLDRLTEQLKNTGRALCLI; the protein is encoded by the coding sequence ATGAGTAAGGAAGTTTTTTTCGGGAACGACATCGCCGCGCTCGAACAACAGCAGTTGCGGCGCAGGATGCGGGACGTGGAAGGACCGCAGGGGCGGGCGATCGTCCTCAACGGGCGCGAAGTCTTGAATTTTTGTTCAAACAATTATCTGGGGCTGGCGGACGATCCCCGTTTGATCCGGGCCGCGGCGGAGTGCATGGAGAAAGAAGGGTTCGGCTCCGGGGCTTCGCGGCTGGTGTGCGGCAACATGGCTTCGCACCGCCGGCTTGAAGAAAAGATCGCGGCGTTCAAGGGCGCGCCAGCCGCGCTGGTGTTCTCCAGCGGTTATATGGCCAACGTCGGGATCATTTCTTCGCTGATGGGGCGGGATGACGTTGTGTTCTCTGACCGGCTCAACCACGCGTCCATCATCGACGGGATCCTTTTGAGCCAGGCCAAGCTTAAGCGCTACCCGCACAGCGACATGGACGCGCTGGAAGGGATGCTCCGGGAGCCGTCGTCGGCCAAACGCAAATTGATCGTCACGGACAGCGTGTTCAGCATGGACGGCGACATCGCGCCCCTGGACCGCATCGCGGCCCTGGCGGAAAGATACGGTTGCATGATGATGGTGGACGAGGCGCACGCGTTCGGGGTGTTAGGCAAAAACGGGAAGGGCGCTGTGGAGCATTTCGGATTGGAAGGCCGCGTGGATATCCAGATGGGCACGTTTTCCAAGGCCGCGGGTTCCTTTGGCGCGTATGGCTGCGGCTCGGAGACGTTGATCGAATATCTGGTCAACCATGCTCGGAGTTTTATTTATACGACCGGCATGCCGCCGGCCGTGGCCGCGGCTTCGCAGGCGGCCATTGAAATCATGGAACATGAACCGGACCGCCGGGAAACGCTGTGGGACAATGCGCGTTATCTCGGCGGCCGTTTGAAGGAACTCGGATTTGACATCGGCAGGACCCGGACGCCGATCATTCCCATCATTGTAAGGGATTCCGGGCTGGCCGTGGAGTTCTCGCGCCGTTTGCTGGAGGCCGGGATCTTTGTCTCGGCCATCCGGCCTCCGACAGTGCCGGCCAACACCGCCCGGCTGCGCGTGACCGTGATGGCGACACACACGCGCGAAGATCTGGACCGTTTGACGGAACAACTCAAAAACACAGGAAGAGCGCTATGCCTTATTTGA
- a CDS encoding HEAT repeat domain-containing protein: protein MRSISIFFLMVLCLSLVTDGRVFAKSSEEELSPEAVAQRQKEDEERIKKIFVTVESIARLPYEQQQGEEVYLYQEAYPLLKDRDYALIPGSFAPENAAQLSPEELASMIMARDANGIYGLKEAARGKCLELLKKHRQLVVPMIWADLENDEYWNRDRGLSLTAELAVTEMILKVLKILKESRDDHEIRQAVYALERLGDFSVIENLINKYPEKPLEFFETMRSLSKGHPPHPAVLKLLSSEDEEQRWKAVYVLAESGDAALIPVFQDLMRDPSAKVREQAVVMGYMILKKDRPDVRPSLVAVLSDPARDVRYYAAILLAEIKDKACAPVLLELLKDGSMEEWRHSNVVQAVNNLTGSYFGYYNGSDGWQPTTEQNQKAIAAFAKWIEDNPHE from the coding sequence ATGCGAAGCATTTCAATCTTTTTCTTGATGGTCCTTTGTTTGTCCCTGGTGACGGATGGCCGGGTTTTTGCAAAATCCTCGGAGGAAGAATTGTCTCCTGAGGCGGTGGCGCAACGGCAAAAAGAGGATGAAGAACGGATCAAGAAAATCTTTGTGACTGTGGAATCGATCGCGCGTCTTCCTTATGAGCAACAGCAGGGGGAAGAGGTGTATCTTTACCAGGAAGCCTATCCCCTGTTGAAGGACCGTGATTACGCGTTGATCCCGGGCTCGTTCGCGCCGGAGAACGCCGCCCAGCTTTCTCCTGAGGAATTGGCCAGCATGATCATGGCCCGGGATGCCAACGGTATTTATGGATTAAAGGAAGCGGCCCGGGGAAAGTGTCTGGAGCTTTTGAAAAAACACCGGCAGTTGGTGGTCCCGATGATTTGGGCCGATCTGGAAAACGATGAGTATTGGAATCGCGACCGCGGCTTGAGTTTGACGGCAGAGCTGGCCGTGACTGAAATGATTCTGAAGGTGTTGAAAATCCTTAAGGAAAGCCGGGACGATCATGAAATCCGGCAAGCGGTCTATGCCCTGGAAAGACTGGGTGATTTTAGCGTCATTGAAAATTTGATCAACAAATATCCTGAAAAACCGCTGGAATTTTTCGAGACCATGCGGAGCCTGTCCAAGGGACATCCTCCGCACCCGGCTGTCCTCAAGCTGCTCTCATCGGAGGACGAGGAGCAGCGCTGGAAAGCGGTGTATGTGCTGGCCGAATCCGGTGATGCGGCGCTGATTCCCGTATTTCAGGACTTAATGCGGGATCCCTCCGCCAAGGTCCGGGAACAGGCGGTGGTCATGGGGTATATGATTTTGAAGAAAGACAGGCCGGATGTCAGGCCGTCTTTGGTCGCGGTCCTGTCCGATCCTGCGAGGGATGTCAGGTATTATGCCGCCATCCTGCTTGCGGAAATCAAAGACAAGGCCTGCGCGCCTGTTTTGCTGGAACTTTTAAAGGACGGCTCCATGGAAGAGTGGCGGCACTCCAATGTCGTCCAGGCCGTGAACAACCTGACGGGCAGTTATTTCGGTTATTATAACGGATCCGATGGATGGCAACCGACGACAGAGCAGAATCAAAAAGCCATTGCCGCTTTTGCGAAATGGATTGAGGACAATCCGCATGAGTAA
- a CDS encoding biotin--[acetyl-CoA-carboxylase] ligase, giving the protein MQDQIIQFLKKSDSYLSGEEISRSLNVSRAGIWKYIQELREDGYDIVAVPHLGYRLLSCPDKLLPREIGYVLGTKVMGRHVHSHDAVSSTMDEAFRLGLQGAEEGTVVIAESQTKGRGRLGRSWVSPKGKGLYFSVILRPRLNPMDVPKLTLLCAVALREAVAASTGVQAAIKWPNDLLVNGRKLAGILTELNAEVERVKFVVVGFGINVNTSAAHLPPHSTSVTLESGQSAARVAVLQEVLRRLERWYFQASSEGFEAVLNKWKELSATIGRRVRISDSGGTVEGEALDLASDGGLVIRSDAGTLIKKMSGDVVQIG; this is encoded by the coding sequence ATGCAGGACCAGATCATCCAGTTTCTTAAGAAAAGTGATTCCTATCTGTCCGGGGAAGAGATCAGCCGTTCCCTGAACGTCAGCCGCGCCGGGATATGGAAATACATCCAGGAATTGCGCGAGGACGGATACGACATCGTTGCGGTCCCGCATCTCGGGTACCGCTTGCTGTCCTGCCCGGACAAGCTTCTGCCGCGTGAGATCGGTTACGTTCTGGGAACAAAAGTGATGGGGAGACATGTTCATTCCCACGATGCCGTTTCCTCGACCATGGACGAGGCGTTCCGGCTGGGGCTTCAGGGCGCCGAGGAGGGAACGGTCGTGATCGCCGAAAGCCAGACCAAAGGCCGCGGGCGGCTGGGCCGCAGCTGGGTGTCGCCCAAGGGCAAAGGACTTTATTTTTCCGTGATTTTACGGCCGCGGCTCAACCCCATGGACGTCCCGAAATTGACGCTGTTGTGCGCTGTGGCGCTTCGGGAGGCCGTGGCCGCGTCCACCGGCGTGCAGGCCGCGATCAAATGGCCCAATGATCTTTTGGTCAACGGCCGCAAGCTCGCCGGAATTCTGACCGAATTGAACGCCGAGGTGGAACGGGTGAAATTTGTGGTCGTGGGTTTCGGCATCAACGTGAACACGTCCGCGGCCCACCTGCCGCCGCATTCGACGTCCGTCACATTGGAGAGCGGACAGAGCGCCGCCCGCGTGGCCGTGCTTCAGGAAGTCCTGAGACGCCTGGAGCGCTGGTATTTTCAGGCGTCCTCCGAAGGATTTGAGGCCGTTCTCAATAAGTGGAAGGAATTGTCGGCGACCATCGGCCGGCGCGTCCGGATTTCCGATTCCGGCGGCACGGTGGAAGGCGAGGCCCTGGATTTGGCCAGTGACGGTGGATTGGTGATCCGCAGCGATGCGGGCACGCTGATCAAAAAAATGTCCGGGGATGTGGTGCAAATTGGATAG
- a CDS encoding IscS subfamily cysteine desulfurase — protein MNPFYFDYASTTPADPEVIRAMESFFHDRFGNASSPHAFGREAQKALEDARQTLAGFIGSLPEEIVFTSGATESNNSAILGAAFSHRDQGNHIIISSIEHHSVHEPAHFLEKFGFRVTSVDVDPLGLVDPEAVRKAITDKTVLIAVMHASNEIGTIQPVAGIGKVARERGIPFLVDAVQTVGHIPVDVRELGADMLSLSAHKFYGPKGVGALYIRKGVKVTHYLMGGDQERGRRASTQNVAGIVGMAKAVELCRGKMADEARTQTALRDRIIAEVLRRIDGVRLNGHPASRLPNNVHFSFDKIQGETLLMSLDMEGIAASMGSACTAGAMEPSRVLRAIGLSDELAFGSLRLTIGRWTTQEHVDALLETLPAVVKRLRI, from the coding sequence ATGAATCCCTTTTATTTCGATTACGCGTCCACAACTCCGGCTGACCCCGAAGTGATCCGGGCCATGGAGTCGTTTTTCCATGACCGTTTCGGCAATGCCTCCAGTCCGCACGCCTTCGGCCGCGAGGCCCAGAAGGCCCTGGAGGACGCCCGTCAGACATTGGCCGGATTCATCGGATCCCTGCCGGAGGAGATCGTTTTCACCTCCGGAGCCACAGAATCCAACAATTCCGCGATTCTGGGCGCCGCGTTCAGCCATCGGGACCAGGGCAACCATATCATCATCTCCAGTATTGAACACCATTCCGTTCACGAGCCGGCCCATTTTTTGGAGAAATTTGGATTCCGCGTCACCTCTGTGGATGTGGATCCTCTCGGCCTCGTGGACCCGGAGGCCGTGCGCAAGGCCATCACGGACAAAACGGTTTTGATCGCGGTGATGCATGCCAGCAACGAGATCGGCACCATTCAGCCGGTCGCCGGGATCGGGAAAGTCGCGCGGGAGCGCGGCATTCCTTTTCTGGTGGACGCGGTCCAGACCGTCGGGCACATTCCGGTGGACGTTCGGGAGCTTGGCGCGGACATGCTGTCGTTATCGGCGCACAAATTTTACGGCCCCAAGGGCGTCGGCGCGCTTTACATCCGCAAGGGCGTGAAGGTCACGCATTATTTGATGGGCGGTGACCAGGAGCGCGGCCGCCGGGCATCCACGCAAAACGTGGCCGGGATTGTCGGTATGGCCAAGGCGGTCGAGCTTTGCCGCGGCAAAATGGCGGATGAAGCGAGAACTCAAACAGCCCTGCGTGACCGGATCATCGCCGAGGTGCTTAGGCGCATTGACGGCGTGCGGCTCAACGGCCATCCGGCCAGCCGCCTGCCGAACAACGTTCATTTTTCTTTCGACAAGATTCAGGGGGAGACCCTGCTGATGAGCCTGGACATGGAAGGCATCGCCGCTTCCATGGGTTCGGCCTGCACCGCCGGGGCCATGGAGCCGTCGCGCGTCCTGCGGGCGATCGGGCTTTCCGATGAGCTGGCGTTCGGCTCTCTGCGGTTGACCATCGGCCGGTGGACAACGCAGGAGCATGTGGATGCCTTGCTGGAAACGCTGCCGGCTGTTGTCAAAAGATTGAGGATTTGA